From one Candidatus Cloacimonadota bacterium genomic stretch:
- a CDS encoding DUF402 domain-containing protein, whose protein sequence is MKSCKEKKRFLSGNEVTYNCKLITLSKKFGILKYIVDKKQQVGSLTLQSGTISYGFFWQDRPYILYKWFDKNGDVLGDYFSLADSVKLSENEFFWRDLIIDILVLPTGKVEVLDEDEIPKSLDKKLRTYIESAKQMLLNNWQTIITETNAILNQYLQ, encoded by the coding sequence ATGAAGTCCTGCAAAGAAAAGAAACGATTTCTATCTGGCAATGAAGTTACATATAATTGCAAATTAATAACGCTTTCTAAAAAATTTGGTATTCTTAAATATATCGTTGATAAAAAGCAACAAGTAGGAAGCCTTACTCTCCAATCCGGTACAATTTCTTATGGATTTTTTTGGCAGGATAGACCGTATATTCTGTATAAGTGGTTCGACAAAAACGGAGATGTTCTGGGTGATTACTTTAGTCTTGCTGACTCTGTGAAATTATCCGAAAATGAATTTTTCTGGCGCGATTTGATAATAGATATTTTAGTGCTCCCAACAGGTAAAGTTGAAGTCCTTGATGAGGATGAAATACCAAAATCCCTTGATAAAAAATTAAGAACTTACATTGAATCAGCAAAACAGATGTTACTGAATAACTGGCAAACAATTATTACAGAGACCAATGCAATACTGAATCAGTATTTACAATAA
- the alr gene encoding alanine racemase, producing the protein MINQQFRSWTVINLDNFRYNITQLKKFLKPGVELMQIVKADAYGHGSVEIARESEKLGLKWLGVANSDEGVLLRLEQINSRILILSPSFPNEIEDMINYDLTPTISSIGFAKELNRFATQIKKTVKIHINFDTGMGRAGFLWNQVKKVVSELKKLKNIRIEGVFSHFSMSENKDNEFSTIQVQRFDSVLSQLKSAGINPKIIHLENSAALVNFPDFQYDMVRVGLLSYGIYTDETLREKIKLRPVMTFKSKVSLIKEFPADFGISYNKTYVTQRPTRTAILPIGYGDGYNFLLSNLGKVIIDGKICPMLGRVTMDMMVVDISNVKNVKVGDEVTLLGSNEHCNISAEELSELYNGLSYETVCNFGRRAQRIFIKEDKGTTIEPISRRTFIAKDFSNTKLEKIIQTSLNQRLNSNEIGSIIYQELLKNLFSTADREVNWKTNFVHSVKFSEVKSPIIPVPADAGIIGEMTETAKQFYLTKTKLSYHKKLVNEKFKIVCANNIADLEKYFLSEDVEYRWLLDSKIDLINSFHIDKIMINDIILNYEIKKNNHISHPSELANLEIECSHSQLKPLIGKDVKFTIDTTTYYPKTKHQLTIYLAELTKGISVTFDFSETNIKNVETISIFAGKEKYPKEFKKNGIITLKSYEDEWFFPNSGVVFVW; encoded by the coding sequence ATGATAAATCAACAATTCCGCAGCTGGACAGTTATTAACCTGGACAATTTCAGATATAACATTACCCAACTCAAAAAATTCTTAAAACCTGGTGTTGAGCTAATGCAAATTGTTAAAGCAGATGCTTACGGACATGGTTCTGTGGAGATTGCTCGTGAATCAGAAAAATTGGGACTAAAATGGTTGGGTGTAGCAAACTCAGATGAAGGTGTTCTTCTCAGACTTGAGCAGATAAACAGTAGAATTTTAATACTGAGTCCCTCATTCCCCAATGAAATTGAAGATATGATCAATTATGACTTAACTCCAACTATTTCTAGTATTGGGTTTGCTAAGGAGTTGAATAGGTTTGCCACTCAAATTAAAAAAACTGTCAAAATCCATATAAACTTTGATACGGGGATGGGCAGAGCAGGATTTCTATGGAATCAAGTAAAAAAAGTTGTATCTGAATTAAAAAAGTTGAAAAATATTCGGATTGAAGGTGTATTTTCTCATTTTTCAATGAGTGAAAATAAAGATAATGAATTCTCTACTATCCAGGTTCAGAGATTTGATTCTGTTTTGTCACAACTTAAATCTGCAGGCATCAATCCGAAAATCATTCATTTAGAAAATAGTGCTGCGTTAGTCAATTTCCCTGACTTTCAATATGATATGGTGCGAGTGGGTCTATTATCTTATGGAATTTATACAGATGAAACTCTGCGAGAAAAAATCAAACTCCGCCCTGTGATGACTTTCAAATCTAAAGTAAGTTTAATCAAAGAATTCCCGGCAGATTTTGGAATCAGTTACAATAAAACATATGTAACACAGAGACCAACCCGCACAGCAATTCTGCCGATTGGGTATGGAGATGGCTATAACTTTCTACTTTCAAATTTGGGAAAGGTTATCATTGATGGCAAAATATGTCCAATGCTCGGAAGAGTAACTATGGATATGATGGTAGTTGATATTTCAAATGTAAAAAATGTAAAAGTTGGAGATGAAGTAACTCTGCTTGGCAGCAATGAACACTGCAATATTTCAGCAGAGGAATTATCTGAATTGTACAATGGATTAAGTTATGAAACTGTATGCAATTTTGGAAGACGAGCTCAAAGGATTTTCATAAAAGAAGATAAGGGCACAACAATTGAGCCAATCTCTCGTAGAACTTTTATAGCAAAAGATTTTTCCAATACAAAATTAGAAAAGATAATCCAAACCTCATTAAATCAACGGTTGAATAGCAATGAGATTGGTAGCATAATTTATCAGGAATTGCTTAAAAATCTGTTCTCAACTGCAGATAGAGAAGTGAACTGGAAAACAAACTTTGTTCATTCCGTGAAATTCTCAGAAGTTAAATCCCCAATTATCCCGGTCCCCGCGGATGCTGGGATAATCGGGGAGATGACAGAGACGGCAAAGCAATTTTATCTCACTAAAACTAAATTGAGTTATCACAAAAAATTAGTTAATGAAAAATTCAAAATAGTCTGCGCAAACAATATAGCAGACCTTGAGAAATATTTTCTATCTGAAGATGTTGAATATCGCTGGCTTCTGGATAGCAAGATAGACCTGATTAATTCATTTCATATTGATAAAATTATGATTAATGATATTATCTTAAACTATGAAATCAAAAAAAATAATCATATTTCACATCCTTCTGAACTTGCTAACCTTGAGATTGAATGCTCGCATTCTCAACTCAAACCTCTTATTGGAAAGGATGTAAAATTCACAATTGATACTACCACTTATTACCCAAAAACGAAACATCAATTAACAATCTATCTTGCAGAATTAACCAAAGGTATTTCTGTTACATTTGATTTTTCAGAGACTAATATCAAAAATGTTGAGACCATCTCAATTTTTGCTGGTAAAGAAAAATATCCTAAAGAGTTCAAAAAAAATGGGATAATTACTCTAAAAAGTTATGAAGATGAGTGGTTCTTTCCAAACAGTGGTGTGGTTTTTGTATGGTGA
- a CDS encoding Ig-like domain-containing protein, which produces MSTDKREYIIYIIKKLCVLCVLCVSILFFSCGKEKPPTGGPKDNIPPEIINVEPSDLTKNYTKQKIEITFSEQIDSDSFQDAVIVYPNILKKRFFGSKSRISIKILEELLQDQTYHFTIDNHCNDLHHNQLERIYHFVFSTGNSIDENSISGTIVFDSELTETDNKIYISLYSAEDTVLITNTIAEDNKFYFQNLKESDYILSAFQDIDDDLEYDFKKEPFFEQEINLNEPTKFVDLKLSLQDTTKPELKKVITKSRQHLLLEFSEDIKQIQKIKIVSKINKSKLKVLETMLNGSEMDVITAVSDTISYNLFTYNITDFKNNATSVDSVSFKNTMPADTSSLSLKGYSPEDGTTVNSLIPIFCLEFNKIMDLDNVIAVLKNSENNNPIKLNIQKIRGNKFELKPQINLKNYVPYKLVISSDCSDYEGNKLGEEVTINILPIIFE; this is translated from the coding sequence ATGAGCACAGATAAACGCGAATACATAATTTACATAATTAAGAAACTTTGTGTTCTTTGTGTCCTTTGTGTTTCAATCTTATTTTTTTCCTGCGGCAAAGAAAAACCACCAACAGGCGGTCCAAAAGATAACATTCCACCAGAAATCATAAATGTTGAGCCGAGCGATTTAACTAAAAATTATACCAAGCAAAAAATTGAAATTACATTTTCAGAACAGATTGATTCTGATTCATTTCAAGATGCGGTCATAGTCTATCCTAATATCTTAAAGAAAAGATTTTTCGGGAGTAAATCCAGAATTTCTATAAAAATTTTAGAAGAGCTTTTACAGGATCAAACATATCATTTTACCATTGATAATCATTGTAATGACTTACATCATAATCAATTAGAGCGTATTTATCATTTCGTTTTTTCTACAGGAAATTCAATTGATGAGAATTCTATCTCAGGAACAATTGTATTTGATAGTGAATTGACAGAAACAGACAACAAAATTTACATATCACTTTATTCCGCGGAAGATACAGTTTTGATTACAAACACAATAGCAGAGGATAATAAATTTTACTTTCAAAATTTGAAGGAGTCTGATTATATACTTTCTGCTTTTCAAGATATTGACGATGACTTAGAGTATGATTTCAAAAAAGAGCCTTTTTTTGAGCAAGAAATTAATCTTAATGAACCCACAAAATTTGTAGATTTAAAACTGAGTTTACAAGATACAACAAAACCTGAACTTAAAAAAGTAATTACAAAAAGCAGGCAGCATTTATTACTTGAGTTTAGCGAAGATATTAAACAAATTCAGAAGATAAAAATAGTTAGCAAAATAAACAAATCAAAATTGAAAGTGCTTGAAACTATGCTTAATGGTAGTGAAATGGATGTTATTACCGCTGTTTCAGATACGATTTCCTACAATCTTTTTACTTACAATATTACAGATTTTAAGAATAATGCTACCTCTGTTGATTCTGTTAGTTTTAAAAATACAATGCCTGCTGATACGAGTTCATTATCACTCAAAGGCTATTCTCCAGAAGATGGCACTACTGTTAATAGCCTTATTCCTATTTTTTGTTTAGAATTCAATAAGATTATGGACTTGGATAATGTAATAGCGGTTTTAAAGAATTCCGAGAATAATAATCCGATAAAGTTAAATATACAAAAAATTAGAGGAAATAAATTTGAACTTAAACCTCAGATAAATCTTAAGAATTATGTGCCATACAAATTAGTTATTTCATCTGATTGTTCAGATTATGAAGGGAATAAATTAGGCGAGGAAGTTACTATTAATATCTTACCAATAATATTTGAATAA
- a CDS encoding MlaE family lipid ABC transporter permease subunit, whose protein sequence is MQSFTLSDDRIYIKNSLNIKNVNELLDFTHSKLSDFHYDKLIIDLSKLKSIDSAGVASLDEITETTSKKDILTEILNVPNNIAKSIKTFSSLNIKTLAPTKSPTFFEKLGFITIVFLQDIRQFILLTADTFYWGVIGLFTKKGQRKGEFVSQCILIGVNALPIIALVSFLVGFILALQSAQQLRQFGANIFVADLISIAMVREMGPLMTAILLAGRSGSAIASEISTMKISEEIDALKSMALNPIKYVVLPKLYAMTLCAPLLTIFANIVGIAGGFLIGITYLKLSPTAFINEMAKVMVLKDIITSLIKSFVFAWLIVLVAIFFGFRATGGAEGVGKATTSSVVTAIFMVIIADSVIGLIFY, encoded by the coding sequence ATGCAATCATTTACATTATCTGACGACAGAATATACATTAAAAATTCATTAAATATTAAAAATGTAAATGAGTTGCTTGATTTTACTCATTCTAAATTATCTGATTTTCATTATGATAAATTGATTATTGACCTCTCAAAATTAAAATCCATAGATAGTGCCGGTGTAGCTTCGTTGGATGAAATAACAGAAACTACAAGTAAAAAGGATATTTTAACAGAAATACTTAATGTCCCAAATAACATCGCTAAATCTATAAAAACCTTTTCTTCATTGAATATAAAAACTTTAGCACCAACAAAATCGCCAACCTTTTTTGAAAAACTGGGCTTTATAACGATTGTGTTCCTGCAAGATATTAGACAATTTATTCTCTTAACAGCAGATACATTTTATTGGGGGGTTATTGGACTTTTCACTAAGAAGGGTCAGAGAAAAGGAGAATTTGTTTCCCAATGCATTCTAATTGGTGTAAACGCTCTTCCAATAATCGCTCTTGTTTCCTTTTTAGTTGGTTTTATTCTTGCTTTGCAGTCAGCACAGCAGCTACGACAGTTTGGGGCTAATATCTTTGTTGCAGACTTAATATCTATCGCAATGGTAAGAGAAATGGGTCCACTTATGACTGCAATTCTTTTAGCAGGAAGGAGTGGCTCAGCAATTGCTTCTGAAATCTCTACAATGAAAATTTCTGAAGAGATTGATGCTCTTAAATCTATGGCATTAAATCCTATCAAATATGTTGTTCTACCAAAATTGTATGCTATGACACTTTGTGCACCTCTTCTTACGATTTTTGCAAACATAGTTGGTATTGCTGGCGGATTCCTTATTGGAATTACATATCTTAAACTCAGTCCTACTGCTTTTATAAATGAGATGGCAAAAGTGATGGTTCTCAAAGATATTATCACAAGTCTGATAAAAAGTTTTGTTTTCGCATGGTTAATTGTTCTTGTGGCAATCTTCTTTGGTTTCCGTGCAACAGGTGGCGCAGAAGGAGTTGGCAAAGCAACTACCTCCTCTGTTGTTACTGCAATATTTATGGTTATTATTGCAGACAGTGTTATTGGATTAATATTCTATTAA
- a CDS encoding DUF4159 domain-containing protein — translation MSRLFIYSRINFLKKSISSFVILFLFFVSYTSAEIKFTIARVQYDGGGDWYNDTSVIPNLLREINNRTNINAAKDQVIVSLKDNRIFNYPFLYLTGHGNIVLSDEEIKNLREYLKKGGFLYVDDDYGLDKYFRREIARVFPNKSLQELPSSHPIFSCFYHFENGLPKIHEHDNKRPQAFALFNNFGRMIVLYTYESNISDGWASPDVHKDPPEIRERAFKMGINIVYYVLTH, via the coding sequence ATGTCAAGATTATTCATTTATTCAAGAATAAACTTTCTAAAGAAAAGTATTTCTAGCTTTGTAATACTCTTTCTATTTTTTGTATCATATACATCTGCTGAAATAAAATTCACTATTGCACGGGTCCAATATGATGGTGGAGGCGATTGGTATAACGATACATCAGTTATTCCAAACCTTTTACGAGAAATAAATAACAGAACGAATATCAATGCTGCTAAAGACCAGGTAATAGTTTCATTGAAAGATAATAGAATCTTTAACTATCCATTCTTATATCTTACAGGACACGGAAATATTGTGCTCTCTGATGAAGAGATTAAAAATCTCCGTGAATATCTCAAGAAAGGTGGTTTTCTTTATGTTGATGATGATTATGGATTGGACAAATATTTCAGAAGAGAAATTGCCAGAGTGTTTCCGAATAAATCATTACAAGAACTCCCATCTTCGCATCCAATATTCAGCTGTTTCTATCATTTTGAAAACGGCTTGCCTAAAATTCACGAGCATGATAACAAACGCCCTCAGGCATTTGCTCTATTTAATAATTTCGGAAGAATGATTGTCTTATATACTTACGAAAGTAATATAAGCGATGGCTGGGCTTCGCCAGATGTTCATAAAGACCCACCTGAAATCCGCGAGCGGGCTTTCAAAATGGGGATTAATATTGTCTATTATGTGTTGACTCATTAA
- a CDS encoding ATP-binding cassette domain-containing protein, with protein sequence METIIEVQNLITEFDEKRILNNISFSVLKNEVLVILGGSGCGKTTLLKHIIRLYKPVSGSIKFFNKEITGMDEVEFENILKKVGVLFQNGALLNSLSVRENVAIPFRQHTNLSEQLIQRLIRTKLHLVELDEAIDMHPSQLSGGMRKRAALARAIALDPIILFCDEPSAGLDPITASAIDNLIKKLNVQLNMTVVAITHELASIHRIADRVVFLDNGEILFFGKLEDAKNSKIPQINNFFAKGSF encoded by the coding sequence ATGGAAACTATAATTGAAGTCCAGAATTTAATAACTGAATTTGATGAAAAACGAATATTGAATAACATCTCTTTTAGTGTTCTCAAAAATGAGGTCCTGGTTATTCTTGGTGGAAGTGGCTGTGGAAAAACTACTTTACTCAAACACATTATACGACTTTATAAACCTGTTTCCGGCTCAATAAAATTTTTTAATAAAGAAATTACGGGAATGGATGAAGTTGAATTTGAAAATATTTTAAAAAAAGTGGGTGTGCTTTTTCAGAATGGAGCTTTGCTTAATTCACTCTCAGTAAGAGAAAATGTTGCAATCCCTTTTCGCCAACATACAAATTTATCAGAACAACTAATTCAAAGATTAATCAGAACTAAATTACATCTTGTAGAATTGGATGAAGCAATTGATATGCATCCGTCTCAACTTTCTGGTGGTATGCGTAAACGAGCTGCGCTTGCACGGGCTATTGCACTTGACCCTATTATTCTCTTCTGCGATGAACCATCTGCAGGGCTTGACCCGATTACCGCTTCAGCAATTGATAATCTAATAAAAAAATTAAATGTCCAATTAAATATGACTGTTGTAGCTATTACTCATGAACTCGCCTCTATCCATCGTATTGCGGATAGAGTGGTCTTTTTAGATAATGGAGAGATATTGTTCTTTGGTAAACTTGAAGATGCAAAAAATTCTAAAATACCACAAATAAATAACTTCTTTGCAAAAGGTAGTTTTTAA
- a CDS encoding SPOR domain-containing protein, which yields MKKRTIAITLLTFALIFSFSLFQACGKKKVPEKEVTEAVKPETPTAEKAKITPEKEPEQVPEELKGEEKVFELQVVAVKDYSRINIEKNKLAQYGYNTKITTIKKDGETFYRLRLDGLYTHSEATKLGEKLKNQFPSIHEYWVQKVR from the coding sequence ATGAAAAAAAGGACTATAGCAATAACCCTATTAACTTTTGCTTTGATATTCTCTTTTTCTCTTTTTCAAGCCTGTGGCAAGAAAAAAGTACCTGAAAAGGAAGTTACTGAAGCAGTGAAACCAGAAACGCCAACTGCAGAGAAGGCAAAGATTACACCAGAAAAAGAACCTGAACAAGTTCCTGAAGAACTCAAGGGTGAAGAAAAAGTATTTGAATTGCAAGTAGTCGCAGTTAAAGACTATTCAAGAATTAATATTGAGAAGAACAAATTAGCTCAATATGGTTACAATACTAAAATCACTACAATTAAGAAAGATGGCGAAACTTTCTATCGTCTGAGATTGGATGGTTTGTATACTCATTCTGAAGCTACAAAATTGGGTGAAAAATTAAAAAACCAATTCCCTTCAATTCATGAGTATTGGGTTCAAAAGGTAAGATAG
- a CDS encoding ABC-type transport auxiliary lipoprotein family protein, with the protein MNIKKYITLLMIILIISCTKRYIARYYILDYNPQINVENQFEKPFPYNLQVKEFKIDRTYDNSRIVVRQSAHEVYYDRSSLWATRPQVAITDLLINHINKLKIVKKCEKTFLEKKPDYIISGTIHSIEKYQSERYSGADLHISIYLMDVQENQIVLTYTIERYTELYTNKMNYFSKKISDILNEEFNIFLSKVINYFKEKQG; encoded by the coding sequence ATGAATATTAAAAAATATATAACTCTTTTAATGATTATTTTGATAATTAGCTGTACGAAACGGTATATAGCAAGATACTATATTCTTGACTACAATCCTCAAATAAATGTAGAAAACCAATTTGAAAAACCTTTTCCTTATAATTTACAAGTTAAAGAATTTAAGATTGACCGTACTTATGATAATTCAAGAATAGTTGTCAGGCAATCTGCTCATGAGGTTTACTATGACCGCTCCAGTCTATGGGCAACCAGACCACAAGTGGCTATTACTGATCTTTTGATTAATCATATCAATAAATTAAAAATAGTAAAAAAATGTGAGAAAACCTTTTTAGAAAAAAAACCTGACTATATCATCTCAGGTACTATCCATAGTATAGAAAAATATCAAAGTGAAAGATACTCTGGCGCTGATTTGCATATTTCAATTTATTTAATGGATGTTCAGGAAAATCAAATTGTTCTAACCTACACTATTGAAAGATATACAGAACTTTACACAAATAAAATGAATTACTTTTCTAAAAAAATTAGTGATATTCTAAATGAAGAATTTAATATTTTTTTGTCTAAAGTAATCAATTATTTTAAAGAAAAACAAGGATAA
- a CDS encoding riboflavin synthase, with amino-acid sequence MFTGIIKHLGKAKNIKHSGNKIYLTIFATGFEESLHPADSIACNGACLTVIENRQDSFTVEVTSETLNRTNLKHIKIGNIINLELPMSTDSRFDGHLVQGHIDTVGKLVSKKIISGNSVLEISFPEKYKNLIIEKGSIAVNGISLTITNFQARSFFVNIISYTMENTNLKYIKIGDELNLEFDIIGKYVVNYLEQIKKGKHLLDLI; translated from the coding sequence ATGTTTACAGGAATAATAAAACATTTAGGAAAAGCAAAGAATATCAAACATTCAGGTAACAAGATATATCTTACCATTTTTGCTACTGGATTCGAAGAGTCGCTTCATCCTGCTGATAGCATCGCTTGCAATGGTGCATGTTTAACAGTTATTGAAAATAGGCAAGACTCATTTACTGTTGAAGTTACTTCTGAAACCCTTAACCGAACTAATTTAAAACATATTAAGATAGGGAACATAATCAATTTAGAATTACCAATGTCAACAGATAGTAGGTTTGATGGGCATTTAGTGCAAGGTCATATAGATACAGTTGGTAAGTTGGTCTCAAAAAAAATAATTAGTGGAAATTCTGTGTTAGAAATATCTTTTCCTGAAAAGTATAAAAATCTTATTATTGAAAAGGGTTCTATTGCAGTAAATGGTATAAGCTTGACTATCACAAATTTTCAAGCTCGTAGTTTCTTTGTAAATATCATTTCTTACACTATGGAAAATACAAATCTGAAATATATAAAGATTGGAGATGAACTTAATCTTGAATTTGATATTATTGGCAAGTATGTCGTAAATTACTTAGAACAAATTAAAAAAGGTAAACATCTTTTGGATTTAATTTAA
- a CDS encoding TrmO family methyltransferase, which produces MDIIKYKPIGIIHSPFKVPKGTPIQPESARRIKGTVEVFPDYVEGLKDVEGFSHIILIYHFHLSKKVKLAATPFMDDEKRGVFAMRGPSRPNPIG; this is translated from the coding sequence ATGGATATCATAAAATACAAACCGATTGGAATCATCCATTCCCCATTCAAAGTGCCAAAAGGCACACCAATCCAGCCTGAAAGCGCCAGAAGAATCAAAGGAACCGTTGAGGTGTTTCCAGATTATGTTGAAGGATTAAAAGATGTTGAGGGGTTCTCTCATATTATTTTGATATATCATTTTCACTTATCTAAAAAAGTAAAATTAGCTGCAACACCTTTTATGGATGATGAAAAACGCGGAGTCTTTGCAATGCGTGGTCCAAGCCGACCAAACCCAATAGGC
- a CDS encoding MlaD family protein, giving the protein MVTKSQKIRLGIFIGLAIILLLLLLSLVIGSKFLEKRDIYYIAYKDVSVGGLDIGSAVKYHGIRIGRVEELKIDPEDITRIIVKISIKHGTPVKSDVEAVISTVGITGLKLIELVGGTVESETLKPNSYIKPGPSVFEAITGKAEVIAEKLEFVLNNLADIFSGESKTDLQDLIKNAKNSLANINYILEENRDNIQIGLANIRQISDELVVLSNDAKKTVNDISSIINSEELANLLSNLSTASDDIKAAQLKKTIQDINTAVDGINTTFTHIDLTLVESREDIIQSMDLLKETMQYLNEFSRLISEEPSLLIKTRGTEEIPGGR; this is encoded by the coding sequence ATGGTTACAAAATCACAGAAAATAAGACTGGGAATTTTTATTGGGCTTGCAATAATACTACTCCTCTTATTATTAAGCTTAGTTATTGGCAGCAAATTCTTAGAAAAAAGAGATATTTACTACATTGCATATAAAGATGTTTCTGTTGGTGGATTGGATATTGGAAGTGCTGTAAAATACCACGGTATACGCATTGGTCGTGTGGAAGAACTTAAAATTGATCCTGAAGATATTACAAGAATAATTGTTAAAATTAGTATAAAACATGGCACCCCAGTCAAATCAGATGTTGAAGCTGTCATATCAACTGTTGGGATAACAGGCTTAAAACTTATAGAACTTGTTGGTGGTACTGTTGAATCCGAAACACTAAAGCCAAATTCTTACATTAAACCTGGTCCATCGGTATTTGAAGCAATTACTGGGAAAGCTGAGGTTATAGCTGAAAAGTTGGAATTCGTCCTTAATAATCTGGCTGATATATTCAGTGGAGAGAGTAAAACTGACTTACAAGATTTGATAAAAAATGCAAAAAATTCTCTGGCTAACATTAATTATATCCTTGAGGAAAATAGAGATAATATCCAGATTGGTTTGGCAAACATCAGGCAAATTTCTGATGAATTAGTGGTCTTATCAAATGATGCTAAAAAAACAGTAAATGATATATCTTCTATAATAAATTCAGAGGAATTAGCAAATCTGCTCTCTAACTTAAGTACAGCCTCGGATGATATAAAAGCTGCACAACTCAAAAAAACAATTCAGGACATCAATACAGCAGTAGATGGGATTAATACAACTTTTACCCATATTGACTTAACCTTAGTTGAGAGCAGAGAAGATATTATTCAATCTATGGATTTGCTGAAAGAAACAATGCAATATCTTAACGAATTTTCAAGACTTATTTCAGAGGAACCATCATTACTTATAAAAACCAGGGGGACCGAAGAGATTCCTGGAGGTAGATAA
- a CDS encoding UDP-2,3-diacylglucosamine diphosphatase, giving the protein MKIICISDIHQKLQVDEEERKKLKRLYSFLNEIKSWNLDKLIIAGDLFDVWYEYKMVIPKPYFATLTKLKSISEKGTKIIYLAGNHDFKFRDFLQSEIHAEVYLNDYEFTVGKKKFFMSHGDEYTSNDTRYHLLKTILRNNFVNHLFGIIHPDVGLQFGKWMSRSSRKKELPQKKKTKLEEGLINFSKIKFLQGFEYVIMGHIHQPRILTLENGIYINLGDWICHYSYLEIEDEKVELKYWR; this is encoded by the coding sequence ATGAAAATAATCTGCATTTCTGATATTCATCAAAAATTACAGGTTGACGAAGAAGAAAGGAAAAAATTAAAAAGACTGTATTCCTTTCTTAATGAGATTAAATCCTGGAATCTTGATAAACTTATTATTGCTGGAGACTTATTTGATGTATGGTATGAATATAAAATGGTTATTCCAAAGCCATATTTTGCTACTCTGACAAAATTAAAATCCATCTCTGAAAAAGGCACAAAAATCATCTATTTAGCAGGCAATCACGATTTCAAATTCAGAGATTTTCTCCAAAGTGAAATTCATGCAGAAGTGTATCTTAATGATTATGAATTTACAGTTGGAAAGAAAAAATTTTTTATGTCACACGGGGATGAATACACTTCTAACGATACACGATATCATCTTTTAAAAACAATTTTACGAAATAATTTTGTAAATCACCTCTTCGGAATAATTCATCCAGATGTGGGCTTACAATTTGGCAAATGGATGTCCCGTTCAAGTAGAAAAAAGGAATTGCCCCAAAAGAAAAAAACAAAACTTGAGGAAGGGTTAATAAATTTTTCTAAAATAAAGTTCTTACAAGGTTTTGAATATGTAATTATGGGGCATATCCATCAGCCAAGAATTTTGACTCTTGAGAATGGCATATATATAAATTTAGGCGATTGGATATGTCATTACTCTTATTTAGAAATTGAAGATGAAAAAGTGGAATTAAAATATTGGAGGTAA